A region from the Onthophagus taurus isolate NC chromosome 8, IU_Otau_3.0, whole genome shotgun sequence genome encodes:
- the LOC111425299 gene encoding heart- and neural crest derivatives-expressed protein 1-like produces MSFANGNDGQDVYHYSSYGPPQTMFGHSGFVTDGSNIGPSEESNFWSSSPRSDSPSPSGPIESPVVGPYQIYTPITYSQNDCHSKFKQTYNVMSQDNDMDRLRTPYIRVVKRRNTANKKERRRTQSINNAYADLRDCIPNVPADTKLSKIKTLRLATSYISYLTEVLETDDPAGGFRAELTTHGRKSTNSSHIQVNECTSGQISPKSDTSEDMISTIRRAKGRTGWPQHVWALELKQEQPL; encoded by the exons ATGTCCTTCGCGAATGGAAACGATGGACAAGATGTGTATCATTATTCCAGCTATGGACCACCTCAAACTATGTTTGGACACTCTGGATTTGTTACAG acGGATCTAATATTGGTCCTAGTGAAGAATCAAATTTTTGGTCGAGTAGTCCACGTTCGGATTCGCCATCGCCAAGCGGTCCAATTGAAAGTCCAGTTGTTGGACCTTATCAAATATACACACCCATAACTTATTCTCAAAACGATTGTCActcaaaatttaaacaaaccTATAATGTAATGTCCCAAGATAACGATATGGATCGTTTAAGAACGCCGTATATTCGAGTtgtaaaaagaagaaatactGCTAATAAGAAAGAACGACGTCGAACtcaaagtattaataatgCCTATGCAGATTTAAGAGATTGTATACCAAATGTTCCTGCTGATACCAAATTATCCAAG attaaaactTTAAGACTAGCAACTTCATACATTTCTTATTTAACCGAAGTATTAGAAACAGACGATCCAGCGGGGGGTTTCCGGGCGGAGTTAACAACACACGGgcgaaaatcaacaaattcatcacACATCCAAGTCAACGAGTGCACATCAGGACAGATTTCCCCGAAAAGCGACACTTCG GAAGATATGATCAGCACAATAAGAAGGGCAAAAGGGCGTACAGGTTGGCCACAACACGTGTGGGCGTTGGAGTTGAAACAAGAACAGCCGCTATGA
- the LOC111425287 gene encoding proclotting enzyme-like produces MMGFLIRLFVVCCSLHLIKCLESSNLDDTIVVESEAYNRQTRQIFLNAIPIILQQPVFEDLSKSPCFTKDDEAGLCMSFRQCYPTTEEPNFQNWLLSVQNTCEYRTAQGRKLVGVCCTGLSSQSNSIPFQILNDSSVVEKQFIHGGWPPPLPTHPPSVTIPPLPTHPPTTYPQWTTSTLKPPNWPPQTTKPPNWPPQTTKPPNWPPQTTKPVWPPNPTPAKPTPPTTSYSECGMKNGDQNRIVGGHNADINAWPWMAALFNNGRQFCGGSLIDNIHILSAAHCVAHMSSWDVARLTVRLGDHNIHSNYEIQHVEKRVKRVVRHRGFDSRTLYNDVAVLTMDSPVTFSKQIRPICLPTASDGTTGRAGQRATVIGWGSLRETGPQPSILQEVDIPIWSNTECRIKYGPAAPGGITEHMLCAGQIDKDSCSGDSGGPLMINSGKWTQAGVVSWGIGCGKGQYPGVYSRVESFLPWIQKNLKDS; encoded by the exons ATGATGGGGTTTTTAATTCGACTATTCGTTGTGTGTTGTTCCCTACATCTAATTAAGTGCTTAGAATCATCAAATTTAGATGACACCATCGTCGTTGAAT CTGAAGCCTACAATAGGCAAACTCgccaaatatttttaaacgccATTCCAATCATTTTGCAACAACCCGTTTTCGAAGATTTATCAAAATCGCCTTGTTTCACGAAAGATGATGAAGCAGGGTTATGCATGTCCTTTAGGCAATGTTATCCAACTACGGAAGAACCaaactttcaaaattggtTGTTAAGCGTTCAAAATACTTGCGAATATCGCACGGCGCAAGGCAGAAAa ctTGTAGGGGTTTGTTGCACTGGTCTTTCTTCGCAATCAAATTCGATCCCTTTCCAAATCCTTAATGATTCTTCTGTAGttgaaaaacaatttattcacGGAGGATGGCCACCTCCGTTACCAACCCACCCCCCTTCCGTTACAATTCCTCCTCTTCCAACTCATCCCCCAACCACTTACCCTCAATGGACAACTTCAACTCTCAAACCACCAAATTGGCCACCCCAAACTACCAAACCACCAAATTGGCCTCCCCAAACTACTAAACCACCAAATTGGCCTCCCCAAACCACCAAACCAGTTTGGCCACCAAATCCTACTCCGGCAAAACCCACTCCTCCAACAACAAGTTATTCTGAGTGTGGAATGAAGAATGGGGATCAAAATAGAATTGTTGGTGGACATAATGCTGATATAAACGCATGGCCGTGGATGGctgctttatttaataatggaAGACAATTTTGTGGGGGTTCATTAATCGATAATATTCACATTTTATCAGCTGCCCATTGCGTGGCGCA TATGAGTTCTTGGGATGTTGCTCGTTTAACGGTTAGATTAGGCGACCACAACATCCATTCAAACTACGAAATTCAGCATGTTGAGAAACGTGTAAAAAGGGTGGTGAGACATCGAGGATTTGACTCAAGAActtta tacaaCGACGTCGCTGTTTTAACGATGGATTCTCCagtaacattttcaaagcAAATTCGTCCAATTTGCCTTCCAACTGCTTCGGATGGCACAACTGGACGAGCGGGACAACGAGCAACCGTTATAGGTTGGGGAAGTTTAAGAGAAACCGGACCTCAACCATCCATTTTGCAAGAAGTTGACATTCCAATTTGGAGTAATACTGAATGTAGAATTAAATACGGCCCCGCTGCTCCTGGTGGTATTACCGAGCATATGTTATGTGCTGGGCAAATCGATAAAGATTCTTGTAGT gGAGATAGTGGAGGTCCGTTAATGATAAATTCTGGAAAATGGACACAAGCTGGTGTTGTATCCTGGGGAATTGGTTGCGGAAAGGGACAATATCCCGGAGTTTATAGTAGAGTGGAAAGTTTTCTTCCATGGATTCAAAAGAATTTGAAAGATtcttaa